The Thermostichus vulcanus str. 'Rupite' genome has a segment encoding these proteins:
- a CDS encoding putative bifunctional diguanylate cyclase/phosphodiesterase, with amino-acid sequence MLRATTGSVKLAQAMKAGSLAGFRGVWVGWGLGLLGYGILAVLSQRYLDQLETAQARQALQQILWQVAVDSLPEPAPRLSPRPEAAQPSPSSRDLPTRIIDHLLALRDPLSTEPEPADLTTAVQIYPLRDLDPQHPDRIARLRQLSPTQDIESVAGIPIAVERLDAQTLASFVLLQRDPTAEDQVDPAPIHEWVVQLNSPQPLPYLPWAWGGVGVLLVAGGWLSQADLQRISKQEERYRSILAKALPTVMLVDPATQHILEVNPAFESLLGYSLAEAASLTLKDLVVTNLESLDDARHTEIQGHLLQTPEGVTEQQYWRQDGTTVDVSVSTSTLVLSKRSLLCLIVQEISERKRLEAQLRRAASLDPLTQLPNQPSFIAKLKQAIQRMEEQQALLAVLFLDLDGFKVINDSLGHSVGDHLLVEISQRLSGCLDSSETLARFGGDEFTILLEYVQGVEDALHVAQRVLAAFANPFDVKGQPVPVHLSTSIGIAISQEFHEWGHSGQATSPEELIRNADTALSWAKSRGKAQYAVYDEVMRQRALQRLQMETEIRQALRQEQFRVYYQPIVQLSTGRVVGFEALLRWEHPERGLVSPAEFIPIAEETGLIVQLDRWILQEAYWQNVRWLAQMGKKAAVTLSVNLSGKQFSQPGLVEFIARLLSNTDLDPSYLKLEITESLITESDGEAVEQLVQLRKLGVLISIDDFGTGYSSLSRLHDYPIDTLKIDRSFISRIGPNGENAETIRMIITFAHSLGMDVIAEGIETLQQLHLIKLLNCEYGQGYFFAKPLKPADAEHLLRTQLG; translated from the coding sequence GTGCTCCGTGCCACCACGGGTTCTGTGAAGTTAGCCCAAGCCATGAAAGCAGGATCCCTGGCAGGGTTCAGGGGAGTATGGGTGGGGTGGGGTTTGGGGCTGTTGGGCTATGGGATCCTTGCCGTCTTGAGCCAGCGCTACCTTGACCAGTTGGAAACAGCGCAGGCTCGGCAGGCTTTGCAACAGATCCTTTGGCAGGTAGCGGTGGACTCCTTACCGGAACCTGCCCCCCGACTCTCTCCCCGTCCTGAGGCAGCACAGCCCTCCCCATCCAGCCGGGATTTGCCCACAAGAATCATTGACCATCTCCTGGCCTTGCGGGATCCCTTGTCAACCGAGCCAGAACCCGCAGACCTGACCACCGCCGTGCAGATTTACCCCCTCAGAGATTTGGATCCCCAGCACCCAGATAGGATAGCCCGCCTACGCCAACTGAGCCCTACACAGGACATCGAGAGTGTTGCCGGGATCCCGATTGCCGTTGAACGGTTGGATGCGCAAACCCTAGCCAGCTTTGTCCTGTTGCAGAGGGATCCTACTGCAGAAGATCAGGTGGATCCCGCCCCAATCCATGAATGGGTGGTGCAACTCAACTCTCCACAGCCTCTTCCTTATCTGCCCTGGGCTTGGGGAGGGGTGGGGGTGCTGTTGGTGGCGGGTGGGTGGCTGAGTCAGGCAGATTTGCAGCGAATCAGCAAACAAGAGGAGCGCTATCGGAGTATTTTGGCCAAAGCCTTGCCCACGGTCATGTTGGTGGATCCGGCAACCCAGCACATTTTGGAAGTGAACCCAGCTTTTGAAAGCCTGCTGGGCTATTCTTTGGCAGAAGCTGCCAGCCTAACCTTGAAGGATCTGGTGGTGACCAATCTAGAATCTCTGGATGATGCCCGTCATACTGAAATTCAGGGGCATCTGCTGCAAACGCCCGAAGGGGTAACTGAGCAGCAGTATTGGCGGCAGGATGGCACTACGGTGGATGTCTCCGTGAGCACCAGCACTTTGGTCTTGAGCAAGCGCTCTTTGCTGTGTTTGATTGTGCAGGAGATCAGCGAACGCAAACGCCTGGAAGCCCAGTTGCGCAGGGCTGCTTCCCTGGATCCCCTCACACAATTGCCCAACCAACCCTCCTTTATTGCCAAGCTCAAGCAGGCCATACAGCGCATGGAGGAGCAACAGGCTCTGTTGGCGGTGCTCTTCCTGGATTTGGATGGGTTTAAGGTGATCAACGATAGCCTTGGGCACAGTGTTGGGGATCACCTGCTGGTGGAGATCAGCCAACGTCTGTCTGGCTGCCTGGATAGCAGTGAAACCCTAGCCCGCTTTGGGGGCGATGAATTCACCATTTTGCTGGAATATGTGCAAGGGGTTGAAGATGCCTTGCATGTGGCGCAACGGGTGTTGGCCGCCTTTGCCAACCCCTTCGACGTCAAGGGGCAGCCGGTACCCGTCCATCTGAGCACCAGCATTGGCATCGCCATCAGCCAAGAGTTCCATGAGTGGGGCCATAGTGGGCAAGCCACCTCTCCTGAAGAACTGATCCGCAATGCTGACACGGCGCTGTCTTGGGCAAAGTCTCGCGGTAAGGCCCAGTACGCTGTTTACGATGAGGTGATGCGGCAACGGGCTCTGCAACGGCTGCAAATGGAAACGGAAATTCGTCAGGCCCTCCGGCAGGAGCAATTCCGGGTGTACTATCAGCCGATTGTGCAACTGAGCACAGGCCGTGTGGTCGGGTTCGAAGCCCTACTGCGTTGGGAACACCCCGAACGGGGACTGGTTTCTCCTGCTGAGTTCATTCCCATTGCTGAGGAAACGGGCCTGATTGTGCAACTGGATCGCTGGATTCTTCAGGAAGCCTACTGGCAAAATGTGCGCTGGTTGGCGCAGATGGGCAAAAAGGCCGCCGTGACCCTGAGTGTCAACCTCTCCGGCAAACAATTTTCTCAGCCCGGTTTGGTAGAGTTTATCGCGCGGCTCCTGTCCAACACCGATTTGGATCCCAGCTACCTAAAACTAGAAATCACTGAGAGCTTGATCACCGAGTCGGATGGAGAAGCCGTCGAACAACTGGTACAACTGCGCAAACTGGGGGTGTTAATCAGCATCGACGACTTTGGTACCGGCTACTCTTCCCTCAGCCGCCTGCACGATTACCCCATCGACACCCTAAAAATTGACCGCTCTTTCATCTCCCGCATAGGACCCAATGGCGAGAATGCCGAGACGATCCGCATGATCATCACCTTCGCCCACAGTCTTGGTATGGATGTGATTGCCGAGGGGATCGAAACCCTACAGCAACTGCACCTGATTAAGCTGTTGAACTGCGAGTATGGTCAAGGTTATTTCTTCGCCAAACCCCTGAAACCAGCTGATGCCGAACATCTTCTGCGCACGCAATTGGGATAG
- the chlG gene encoding chlorophyll synthase ChlG: MSETTPQDLSLPEVPAEMASGSAAAPSLEDPGAASEETAPEPKPNKSDKGSKRARQLLGMKGAEVESRSIWQLHLQLMKPVTWIPLVWGLIPGAASSGHFTWTWENVGLILVGMILAGPLMAGYTQTVNEYYDREIDAINEPYRPIPSGAISLGRVIAQIWVLLILGVGLAYGLDWYTGHEFPVITCIALGGALVAYIYSAPPLKLKRNGWLGNYALGASYIALPWWTGHALFGQLNWTVCILTLIYSLAGLGIAVVNDFKSIEGDKQFGLASLPVMFGAMGAAWISVLMIDLFQLSMASFLVGAGMQLYAAILVLLIIPQITFQDMYFLRDPLKNDVKYQASAQPFLVLGMLVVGLALGRSGLW; the protein is encoded by the coding sequence ATGAGCGAAACGACCCCTCAAGATTTATCCTTGCCGGAAGTGCCGGCTGAAATGGCCTCAGGGTCTGCTGCGGCTCCCAGTTTAGAAGATCCGGGTGCTGCTTCAGAAGAAACTGCCCCAGAGCCTAAACCTAACAAGTCTGACAAGGGATCCAAACGCGCCCGTCAACTGTTGGGCATGAAAGGGGCGGAGGTGGAATCGCGCTCCATCTGGCAACTGCACCTACAACTGATGAAACCCGTCACCTGGATCCCGTTGGTGTGGGGGTTGATCCCAGGGGCGGCCTCTTCCGGCCATTTCACCTGGACTTGGGAGAATGTTGGTTTGATTCTGGTGGGCATGATTCTGGCTGGCCCCCTGATGGCAGGTTATACCCAAACGGTCAATGAGTACTATGACCGCGAAATCGATGCCATTAACGAGCCCTACCGACCGATCCCCTCTGGGGCGATCTCCTTGGGACGGGTGATTGCGCAGATCTGGGTGCTGCTGATCTTGGGGGTAGGGTTGGCCTATGGGTTGGATTGGTATACGGGCCATGAATTCCCGGTGATCACCTGTATTGCCTTGGGGGGAGCCCTGGTGGCCTATATTTATTCAGCTCCGCCCCTGAAGCTGAAGCGCAATGGCTGGCTGGGGAACTATGCTTTGGGCGCCAGCTATATCGCCCTACCTTGGTGGACAGGCCATGCCTTGTTTGGCCAGTTGAACTGGACGGTGTGTATCCTCACCTTGATCTACAGCTTGGCCGGACTGGGTATTGCCGTGGTCAATGATTTCAAGAGCATCGAAGGGGATAAACAATTTGGTTTGGCCTCTTTGCCGGTGATGTTTGGGGCGATGGGAGCTGCCTGGATCTCGGTGCTGATGATTGATTTATTCCAGCTCAGCATGGCCTCTTTCTTGGTGGGGGCGGGTATGCAACTGTATGCGGCGATTTTGGTGCTGCTGATCATTCCCCAGATCACCTTTCAAGATATGTATTTCCTACGGGATCCCCTCAAAAACGACGTGAAATATCAGGCCAGTGCTCAGCCCTTTCTGGTGTTGGGGATGTTGGTGGTGGGGTTGGCTTTGGGACGCTCAGGTCTTTGGTAG
- a CDS encoding RidA family protein: MTDRTLVSTGTPWEKYVGYSRAIRVGSIVEVAGTVAADEQGQVVGCGDPYGQTRFILSKIERALKQVGAELTDVVRTRIYVTNMAYFEGVGRAHGEVFGEIRPASTMVQVSALASPEFWVEIEVSAIVSN, encoded by the coding sequence ATGACCGACCGCACCCTCGTCTCTACCGGTACCCCTTGGGAGAAATATGTCGGCTATTCGCGGGCGATCCGGGTGGGATCCATAGTGGAAGTGGCAGGCACTGTGGCCGCAGATGAACAGGGACAAGTGGTGGGATGCGGGGATCCTTATGGGCAAACCCGCTTTATTTTGAGCAAGATCGAGCGTGCCCTTAAACAGGTGGGGGCTGAGCTAACGGATGTGGTGCGTACCCGCATTTATGTAACGAATATGGCTTATTTCGAAGGGGTGGGACGCGCTCATGGGGAAGTGTTCGGGGAAATTCGCCCCGCCTCAACGATGGTGCAGGTGAGCGCCTTGGCCAGCCCAGAATTTTGGGTGGAGATCGAAGTCAGTGCCATTGTATCGAATTAA
- a CDS encoding BolA family protein produces the protein MDPREIEKLIEAALPGAKVHVEDTVGDGNHFQAVVVAEQFQGLTMIKQHRLVNDALKAHLQDGRLHALALRTFTPAQWEQLHELDSGPQVGSAS, from the coding sequence ATGGATCCACGCGAGATTGAAAAGTTGATCGAGGCAGCTCTCCCGGGTGCCAAGGTGCATGTGGAAGATACCGTCGGCGATGGCAACCATTTTCAGGCGGTCGTGGTGGCAGAACAGTTCCAGGGACTGACCATGATCAAGCAACACCGTTTGGTCAATGACGCTCTAAAAGCCCATCTCCAGGATGGCCGTCTGCACGCGCTGGCTCTGCGCACCTTCACTCCAGCCCAGTGGGAGCAACTTCACGAACTGGATTCTGGTCCGCAAGTGGGCTCCGCCAGTTAA
- a CDS encoding DNA adenine methylase, translated as MGQRNRLTAQNKARPFLKWAGGKGQLLSQYEPFFPQEWGTYHEPFLGGGAVFFHLAQRQKNQGSTGSATDPGSPPAFRAALSDINPELVNVYRCVRDQVEDLIAQLTLHQAQHSADYYYTLRAAHSQDPLWRAARLLYLNKTCFNGLYRENSRGHFNVPLGRYRNPRICDADNLRAASQVLQGIELSVQPFWQILERVKPGDFVYLDPPYHPLSSSSRFTAYSRFPFGEAEQRYLREVFGALVQQQVQVMLSNSDCPFVRELYRGFPIYTISASRAINSQGHKRGRIPEVLVLGSPRCSLSSGSQQRVAGLTCSRG; from the coding sequence ATGGGGCAGAGGAATCGGCTCACAGCCCAGAACAAGGCACGTCCATTTCTCAAATGGGCTGGGGGCAAAGGACAGTTGCTGAGCCAGTACGAGCCTTTTTTCCCACAAGAATGGGGCACCTACCACGAGCCCTTTTTGGGGGGTGGAGCCGTGTTTTTTCATCTTGCCCAGCGGCAAAAAAACCAGGGATCAACAGGATCTGCAACGGATCCTGGCTCCCCACCAGCGTTTCGGGCTGCTCTGTCCGATATCAACCCCGAGCTGGTGAATGTCTATCGCTGCGTGCGGGATCAGGTGGAGGACTTGATTGCTCAACTGACCCTCCACCAGGCCCAACATAGTGCTGATTACTACTACACTCTACGGGCGGCCCATTCTCAGGATCCCTTATGGCGGGCGGCGCGCCTGTTGTATCTGAACAAAACCTGCTTCAACGGGCTTTACCGGGAAAACTCCCGTGGGCATTTCAATGTGCCCCTAGGGCGATACCGCAACCCTCGCATTTGTGATGCCGATAATTTACGCGCAGCTTCTCAGGTACTACAGGGGATTGAGCTGTCGGTGCAACCGTTTTGGCAGATTCTGGAACGGGTCAAGCCTGGGGATTTCGTCTATCTGGATCCGCCTTATCATCCCCTTTCCAGCAGCAGCCGTTTCACTGCCTACAGCCGCTTTCCCTTTGGCGAGGCGGAGCAAAGGTATCTGCGAGAAGTATTTGGAGCGTTGGTCCAACAACAGGTGCAGGTGATGCTCTCCAATTCCGATTGTCCCTTTGTGCGGGAGCTGTACCGGGGTTTTCCCATCTATACCATCTCTGCCAGCCGTGCCATCAATTCCCAAGGCCACAAACGTGGACGCATTCCAGAGGTGCTGGTCTTGGGCAGTCCAAGATGCTCCCTGTCGTCTGGTTCCCAGCAGAGGGTTGCGGGCTTAACATGCAGCAGGGGTTAG
- a CDS encoding peptidase M3, protein MVPPASEPTSSLSGGLADPDPEPTPLEAQIQAFRQRYWGQVAQLSGAELVAALEELSSLWTAFPGIPGDSGVWQDAQGVLEWLEQRIALQNPLLFFPLELQALPTDRLAAYRSEPAGLPFRVFLARLLWERGHQHPEPLERLLHQQHLTGRFAWRQLWQTILHVPERHSLKADAEHSYTLAELQRLQTHPSAEIRLAAYQRLHQHLEAHAELCGFILSTLVRDHLWEAQWRSYDSPVELYLARHCLAQTVFDHLIEGIRDRVDLFQRYYRLKSREMGRSIRICDLQAPWEVSGDMADLTLRATEASALVLAALQEFCPECATQSKPWLSGEAAADEPAIPAEPESVAPQVLIQPLLESIAKVSQELRAADPVVWPELEDIQAEATPALLSQVHREFLQLLVLDYLLHSGRGGWAGSREELQRGNGVKSALARALLIHSLEAQLQAVFCQSLITQLELLLYRQGIPELENGETYSDWVNEEWLKLYQELCGDAVELLPEHQFDWVGIRELFQRPFSTYQASLSSLMALAWYRRYHLSPREFLPRYLSWLASPPGSLTLEETALMLQVDIADPDLFLQALEEMESWIETLEELLEDGPAYGAPRQHGR, encoded by the coding sequence GTGGTACCCCCTGCTTCTGAACCGACCTCTTCCCTCTCTGGGGGACTGGCGGATCCGGATCCCGAACCGACCCCGCTAGAAGCGCAAATCCAAGCGTTTCGCCAACGCTACTGGGGACAGGTGGCTCAGCTCAGTGGGGCAGAGTTGGTAGCAGCCCTAGAGGAACTTTCGTCTTTGTGGACAGCCTTTCCAGGGATCCCTGGTGATTCTGGGGTGTGGCAGGATGCACAAGGCGTCCTGGAGTGGCTGGAACAGCGCATCGCTCTGCAAAATCCACTGCTGTTTTTCCCGTTAGAATTGCAGGCTTTGCCCACCGACCGATTGGCCGCGTATCGCTCCGAGCCAGCAGGGTTGCCGTTTCGCGTGTTTCTAGCCCGGCTGCTCTGGGAACGGGGCCACCAACACCCTGAGCCTTTGGAGCGCCTACTGCACCAACAACACCTGACGGGACGTTTTGCTTGGCGGCAGTTGTGGCAAACCATCCTCCATGTGCCGGAACGCCATAGCCTCAAGGCCGATGCGGAGCATAGCTATACCCTTGCGGAATTGCAGCGCCTGCAAACCCATCCCAGTGCCGAGATCCGATTGGCGGCCTACCAACGCTTGCACCAGCATTTGGAAGCCCATGCTGAGCTCTGTGGTTTTATTCTCAGCACCCTGGTTCGAGATCACCTCTGGGAAGCCCAATGGCGAAGTTATGATTCTCCCGTTGAGCTGTATCTGGCTCGTCACTGCCTTGCCCAGACGGTCTTCGACCACTTGATAGAAGGGATCCGCGATCGGGTGGATCTGTTCCAGCGCTACTATCGCCTGAAAAGCCGGGAGATGGGTCGTTCCATCCGCATTTGCGATCTACAAGCCCCTTGGGAAGTCTCTGGAGATATGGCCGACCTAACCTTGAGGGCAACGGAAGCCTCTGCTCTGGTGTTGGCCGCTTTGCAAGAGTTTTGCCCCGAGTGTGCCACTCAATCCAAGCCTTGGCTTTCTGGAGAAGCTGCTGCGGATGAGCCTGCGATACCGGCAGAACCAGAATCTGTAGCCCCCCAAGTTCTGATCCAGCCCTTGTTAGAAAGCATTGCCAAGGTGAGTCAGGAGTTACGGGCTGCGGATCCCGTGGTTTGGCCGGAACTGGAGGATATTCAGGCTGAGGCTACGCCAGCCCTTTTGAGTCAAGTTCACCGTGAGTTTTTACAGTTGCTGGTGCTGGATTATCTGCTGCACTCGGGCCGGGGTGGGTGGGCGGGATCCCGTGAGGAGCTGCAGCGGGGGAATGGGGTAAAATCCGCTTTGGCTCGTGCGCTATTGATCCATAGCTTGGAAGCTCAGTTACAGGCGGTGTTTTGTCAGAGCCTGATCACCCAACTGGAGTTGCTCCTCTATCGACAGGGGATCCCGGAATTGGAGAATGGCGAAACCTATTCAGACTGGGTGAATGAGGAGTGGCTGAAGCTCTACCAGGAGCTGTGTGGGGATGCCGTGGAGTTGTTGCCAGAACATCAGTTTGACTGGGTCGGGATCCGGGAGTTGTTTCAACGCCCCTTTAGCACCTATCAAGCCAGCCTCTCCAGCTTGATGGCTTTGGCGTGGTACCGACGCTATCATCTTTCTCCGCGCGAGTTCTTACCTCGTTACTTGAGTTGGTTGGCCAGTCCACCAGGATCCCTGACCTTGGAAGAAACGGCCCTGATGCTGCAGGTGGATATCGCGGACCCCGACCTATTTTTGCAGGCACTGGAGGAGATGGAAAGCTGGATCGAAACCTTGGAAGAGCTGCTGGAAGATGGGCCAGCCTATGGCGCTCCGCGCCAGCACGGTCGTTGA